One window of Papaver somniferum cultivar HN1 chromosome 9, ASM357369v1, whole genome shotgun sequence genomic DNA carries:
- the LOC113314425 gene encoding uncharacterized protein LOC113314425: protein MKEEFMKRGVYKKKHKIGRHILNTFDPVKEVFQLGGGKEFKSTAEQLAVIFGLQRTKAGGEEFTFDAVTQPNEGQKNLNLQQTQFLKTYLKGKTQMKRKDILNSLYATAGNVTKPDDFVKLLVLYFCVAIFFPRLSGASLPSNFLKYIFKMDQTSWPDLIHSYLLKALKEAEKPYNSVRGCIVYILFWFAEVTHSISKNEGELGICKPRFARWNTRKLAEKIMNDGMTSLKQDLTGSFIDPLDEDEQSLMTPIEIRQATLDRIREKRVRDGDRDEDLDLSPDSDSDGESDEDWELSPDIESDGESDEDWELSPDRDASRRSEDLAHVYLSKKRKISRKESHPPDGKGICNAEPENLPLSEPTMPAIPILSTQETGARVNETDVLRTTVNDLHGNDVHIESFFVLFRSAHYCS, encoded by the exons ATGAAGGAAGAATTCATGAAAAGGGGGgtatacaaaaaaaaacataaaattggCAGGCATATACTGAACACTTTTGATCCAGTAAAAGAAGTATTCCAACTTGGAGGAGGAAAGGAATTTAAGTCTACAGCAGAACAACTTGCAGTCATATTTGGGTTACAGAGGACCAAAGCAGGGGGAGAAGAATTTACTTTCGATGCAGTAACACAGCCTAATGAGGGGCAGAAGAATCTAAATCTGCAACAAACACAGTTTTTAAAAACATATCTGAAGGGAAAGACACAGATGAAAAGGAAAGATATCCTTAATTCACTTTATGCAACAGCAGGGAATGTAACGAAACCAGATGATTTCGTCAAGTTACTTGTTTTGTATTTCTGCGTTGCAATTTTCTTCCCCAGACTGAGTGGAGCTTCACTACCGAGTAATTTTCTCAAGTATATTTTTAAAATGGATCAAACGTCTTGGCCTGACTTGATCCATTCATACCTACTGAAAGCTTTAAAAGAAGCCGAGAAACCCTACAATTCAGTTAGGGGTTGTATCGTATACATATTG TTTTGGTTTGCTGAAGTTACACACTCCATCAGCAAAAATGAAGGTGAACTAGGCATATGCAAACCTCGTTTTGCAAGGTGGAATACTAGGAAGCTGGCTGAAAAGATCATGAACGACGGCATGACCTCTCTGAAACAAGAT CTTACTGGATCATTCATCGATCCTTTAGATGAAGATGAACAGAGCCTGATGACACCAATTGAAATACGTCAAGCAACTTTAGATAGGATACGGGAGAAGAGGGTCAGGGATGGAGATAGAGATGAAGATTTGGACTTGTCTCCAGATAGCGATTCGGATGGAGAGAGTGATGAAGATTGGGAGTTGTCTCCAGACATAGAGTCAGATGGAGAGAGTGATGAAGATTGGGAGTTGTCTCCAGACAGAGATGCTTCTCGCCGTTCGGAGGATCTA GCTCATGTCTATCTGTccaaaaagagaaagataagtaggAAAGAATCACACCCTCCTGACGGAAAAGGAATTTGTAATGCTGAACCTGAAAATCTTCCTTTGTCAGAACCTACGATGCCTGCCATCCCCATCCTCTCGACCCAGGAAACCGGGGCAAGAGTGAATGAGACTGACGTTCTCCGCACCACTGTGAATGACTTGCATGGCAATGATGTACACATAGAGAGTTTTTTTGTCTTGTTCCGAAGCGCACACTACTGCAGTTGA
- the LOC113314424 gene encoding MDIS1-interacting receptor like kinase 2-like isoform X1: protein MATTKSIQIVTILLLLSCVLLKISAQTEEAGALIKWKDSLNSHSLTSWSLTNGSSTNNPCKWSGIKCGGSSNSVVEINLNTSGVDGTLEQFNFSVFRNLTSLNLDLNNLVGKIPTQIGLLRKLSYLNLGSNNFTGSVPSEIGNLSELRFLRLANNTLTGPIPYQVCSLQKVQKLDLSGNYLSNPDPTRSKGMASLTRLDLNYNSLASEVPTFIFRSPKLVYVDISDNPDIGGPFPSQFIKTLKNIQFLNMSGNMLEGRLPAEIGNLTQLEDLKLSRNQLNGSIPSEIGLLANLRILELYENPLEGPFPSSIGSLKMLQTLNLANVNLNSSIPDELGLCTNLTFLGLASTNLQGTLPLSMASLIQLTDFGISSNQLSGEIHPYFLSNWTQLVSLQLQDNFFIGTIPSEIGLLKNLNFLYMYKNKLSGPIPSEIGNLSDLIELDLSENFINGSVPASIGNLTVLERMTLYGNQLSGVLPQEIGNLGSLKYFDVSINTLQGELPSSITQLQNLELIYLANNSFTGSIPEEFGPYSLTNASFSYNNFTGKLPSNICIGGNLVYLAANKNNLDGPIPESFRNCTNLSRVRLEDNLLEGDITDAFGVYPTLEFIDLSRNRLSGELSPNWGACVQLSYFRISENMISGEIPPALASLKSLQDISLSSNTLSGQIPVDMFSSDSVVFNLNLSKNQFSGKIPFEVGKLARLRNLDLSVNNLSGPIPGEIGDCQSLISLKLNDNKLNGSIPYQVGNLGALQSDLDLSQNELSGEISPQLGNLKNLESLNLSNNKLSGSIPSSLQGMLSLTSIDLSNNKLEGQVPDVNAFEKDPIKALGGNQGLCSNELKGLSPCSGTPSSNNRGKSNKWRMIVAVVVPIAVSLVLLLIMFGVFCYCRKHKDDPDEENLDSGGDSSFSVWNYNGDVVFRDIVKATGNFDEKYCIGKGGQGSVYKATLHNGIIFAVKRLHDTSSSSSEYASSEATRYKSLESEVHALTDIRHRNIVKLYGFSGTKGNMFLVYEYVERGSLANVLYNEKEAKVLNWSMRLKIIKGVAQALSYLHHDCTPPIVHRDITGNNILLDPEYEAKVSDFGTARLLKPDESNWTVPVGSYGYMAPELASTMKVTEKSDVYSFGVVALEVLFGQHPGEFLLQLQSEGHDLFLVDALDKRLTLPTGLIADELVLTVTFALACTSISPNSRPTMNFVSRELTANVALPIDENFHLLTLQKLMKVL, encoded by the exons ATGGCTACTACTAAATCAATACAAATTGTAACTATTCTTTTGTTGTTATCTTGTGTTCTTCTCAAAATTTCAGCTCAAACTGAAGAAGCCGGAGCTCTAATAAAATGGAAAGACAGTTTAAATTCACATTCTCTTACCTCATGGTCACTTACCAATGGAAGCAGCACCAACAATCCTTGCAAGTGGTCTGGTATTAAATGCGGTGGCAGTTCAAACAGTGTTGTTGAGATTAATCTTAATACGTCAGGAGTGGATGGAACACTAGAGCAATTCAACTTCTCAGTGTTTCGCAATCTCACCTCTCTCAATCTTGATCTTAATAACCTGGTTGGTAAAATCCCGACTCAAATCGGTCTTCTTCGAAAACTTTCTTATCTTAATCTGGGAAGTAACAACTTTACAGGATCAGTGCCATCGGAAATTGGGAATCTCAGTGAGCTTCGTTTTCTTCGACTAGCCAACAATACTCTTACTGGACCGATTCCGTACCAGGTTTGCAGTCTTCAGAAGGTACAAAAGCTTGATTTATCTGGAAATTACTTGTCAAATCCAGACCCAACTCGGTCTAAGGGCATGGCTTCATTGACTCGTCTTGATCTCAATTACAATTCTTTGGCATCAGAAGTCCCAACTTTTATCTTCAGAAGCCCAAAACTAGTCTATGTTGATATTTCAGATAATCCGGATATAGGAGGTCCATTTCCATCTCAGTTCATCAAGACTTTGAAGAATATTCAGTTCCTTAATATGTCTGGTAATATGCTTGAAGGAAGACTTCCAGCAGAAATCGGAAACCTTACCCAACTTGAAGACCTGAAGCTGAGTAGGAATCAGCTAAATGGTTCAATACCATCGGAGATTGGTCTATTAGCCAACCTCAGAATTCTTGAATTGTATGAAAATCCATTAGAAGGGCCATTTCCATCTTCTATAGGAAGCCTTAAGATGCTTCAAACACTAAACCTTGCAAACGTGAACTTGAATTCCAGCATTCCAGATGAGCTTGGCTTATGCACCAATCTTACATTCCTGGGATTAGCATCAACGAATCTTCAAGGTACTTTGCCGCTTTCGATGGCTTCTCTAATCCAACTCACCGACTTTGGAATTTCAAGTAATCAATTATCTGGTGAGATTCATCCATATTTTCTGTCCAATTGGACTCAGCTAGTTTCCCTTCAACTTCAAGATAACTTTTTCATAGGAACTATTCCTAGTGAAATCGGTTTGTTAAAAAACCTCAATTTTCTATACATGTACAAGAACAAATTATCAGGTCCCATACCTTCAGAGATTGGAAACTTGTCAGATCTGATAGAGCTCGATTTATCCGAAAATTTTATTAATGGCTCAGTTCCAGCAAGCATAGGAAACTTAACTGTGCTTGAACGCATGACTTTGTATGGTAACCAGCTCAGTGGAGTGCTTCCTCAAGAAATAGGTAACTTGGGAAGTTTGAAATATTTTGACGTGAGCATAAACACACTGCAAGGAGAGTTGCCTTCATCGATCACTCAGCTGCAGAACTTGGAACTCATTTATCTCGCAAATAACAGCTTCACAGGTAGTATACCGGAAGAGTTTGGTCCATATTCTTTAACGAATGCAAGCTTCTCTTACAACAATTTCACTGGAAAACTTCCTTCCAACATTTGCATAGGAGGGAATCTCGTATACTTGGCAGCCAACAAAAATAATCTAGACGGACCAATTCCTGAAAGCTTCAGAAACTGCACAAATTTATCCAGAGTTCGGCTCGAAGACAACCTTCTTGAAGGAGACATCACAGATGCATTTGGTGTTTACCCAACTCTGGAGTTTATTGACTTGAGTAGAAATCGGTTGTCAGGTGAATTGTCACCGAACTGGGGAGCATGCGTGCAGCTTTCCTACTTCAGAATATCGGAGAACATGATATCAGGTGAAATCCCACCAGCTCTCGCAAGCTTAAAATCTCTGCAAGATATCAGCCTTTCTTCGAATACATTGTCAGGTCAGAttccagtggatatgttttcttcAGATTCAGTTGTATTTAATCTGAATTTGAGCAAGAATCAGTTCTCAGGTAAGATACCATTTGAGGTAGGAAAATTAGCACGTCTGCGTAATTTGGATTTATCTGTAAACAACCTCAGTGGGCCTATACCTGGAGAAATTGGAGACTGTCAAAGCCTAATATCATTGAAACTAAATGATAACAAGTTGAATGGATCAATTCCATACCAGGTTGGGAATTTGGGAGCTTTGCAGTCAGATCTTGATCTCAGTCAAAACGAACTCAGCGGAGAAATATCACCACAGCTTGGGAATTTAAAAAATTTGGAGAGCTTGAACCTTTCCAACAACAAGCTATCTGGTTCAATACCCTCTTCTCTACAGGGTATGCTAAGTCTTACGTCTATTGATCTTTCAAATAACAAACTCGAGGGTCAAGTTCCGGATGTGAATGCATTCGAAAAAGATCCTATCAAAGCGCTAGGAGGTAATCAAGGTCTGTGCAGCAACGAGTTGAAGGGTTTGAGCCCTTGTAGTGGTACACCATCATCCAATAACCGTGGCAAAAGCAATAAATGGAGAATGATAGTTGCAGTGGTTGTTCCAATTGCCGTATCATTAGTTCTTCTTCTGATTATGTTCGGAGTTTTCTGCTACTGCCGTAAACACAAAGATGACCCCGATGAGGAAAACTTAGATTCAGGTGGTGATAGCTCATTCTCAGTATGGAACTACAATGGAGACGTAGTGTTCAGGGATATTGTAAAGGCAACAGGGAATTTCGATGAGAAATACTGCATTGGAAAAGGTGGACAAGGAAGTGTTTACAAAGCAACACTTCATAATGGTATAATTTTTGCTGTAAAGCGCCTTCATGATACATCTTCATCATCCAGTGAATATGCATCTTCAGAGGCTACGCGCTACAAGAGTCTTGAGTCTGAAGTACATGCACTGACAGACATACGACATCGAAACATTGTGAAGTTGTATGGTTTCTCTGGGACGAAGGGTAACATGTTCTTGGTATATGAATATGTTGAAAGAGGTAGTTTGGCAAACGTGTTGTACAATGAGAAAGAGGCAAAGGTGTTGAACTGGTCAATGAGGTTAAAAATTATCAAAGGTGTGGCGCAGGCTTTGTCTTACTTGCACCATGACTGCACCCCGCCTATTGTGCACCGAGACATAACTGGAAATAACATTTTACTAGACCCGGAATATgaagctaaggtctcagactttGGGACAGCAAGGTTACTAAAACCAGACGAGTCTAACTGGACAGTACCCGTTGGCTCCTATGGATACATGGCTCCAG AGCTTGCATCTACAATGAAGGTGACAGAGAAAAGCGACGTATACAGTTTTGGGGTTGTTGCATTGGAAGTCTTATTCGGGCAACACCCTGGGGAATTCCTTTTGCAGCTACAATCTGAGGGACATGATCTGTTTCTAGTGGATGCATTAGACAAGCGCCTTACTCTCCCAACTGGACTAATTGCAGATGAATTGGTGTTAACAGTAACCTTTGCTTTGGCATGTACATCTATATCTCCAAATTCTAGACCGACCATGAATTTTGTAAGTCGTGAGCTGACAGCAAATGTAGCTCTTCCTATAGATGAGAACTTTCACCTGCTCACATTGCAGAAATTGATGAAGGTATTGTAA
- the LOC113314424 gene encoding probable leucine-rich repeat receptor-like protein kinase At1g35710 isoform X2, protein MASLTRLDLNYNSLASEVPTFIFRSPKLVYVDISDNPDIGGPFPSQFIKTLKNIQFLNMSGNMLEGRLPAEIGNLTQLEDLKLSRNQLNGSIPSEIGLLANLRILELYENPLEGPFPSSIGSLKMLQTLNLANVNLNSSIPDELGLCTNLTFLGLASTNLQGTLPLSMASLIQLTDFGISSNQLSGEIHPYFLSNWTQLVSLQLQDNFFIGTIPSEIGLLKNLNFLYMYKNKLSGPIPSEIGNLSDLIELDLSENFINGSVPASIGNLTVLERMTLYGNQLSGVLPQEIGNLGSLKYFDVSINTLQGELPSSITQLQNLELIYLANNSFTGSIPEEFGPYSLTNASFSYNNFTGKLPSNICIGGNLVYLAANKNNLDGPIPESFRNCTNLSRVRLEDNLLEGDITDAFGVYPTLEFIDLSRNRLSGELSPNWGACVQLSYFRISENMISGEIPPALASLKSLQDISLSSNTLSGQIPVDMFSSDSVVFNLNLSKNQFSGKIPFEVGKLARLRNLDLSVNNLSGPIPGEIGDCQSLISLKLNDNKLNGSIPYQVGNLGALQSDLDLSQNELSGEISPQLGNLKNLESLNLSNNKLSGSIPSSLQGMLSLTSIDLSNNKLEGQVPDVNAFEKDPIKALGGNQGLCSNELKGLSPCSGTPSSNNRGKSNKWRMIVAVVVPIAVSLVLLLIMFGVFCYCRKHKDDPDEENLDSGGDSSFSVWNYNGDVVFRDIVKATGNFDEKYCIGKGGQGSVYKATLHNGIIFAVKRLHDTSSSSSEYASSEATRYKSLESEVHALTDIRHRNIVKLYGFSGTKGNMFLVYEYVERGSLANVLYNEKEAKVLNWSMRLKIIKGVAQALSYLHHDCTPPIVHRDITGNNILLDPEYEAKVSDFGTARLLKPDESNWTVPVGSYGYMAPELASTMKVTEKSDVYSFGVVALEVLFGQHPGEFLLQLQSEGHDLFLVDALDKRLTLPTGLIADELVLTVTFALACTSISPNSRPTMNFVSRELTANVALPIDENFHLLTLQKLMKVL, encoded by the exons ATGGCTTCATTGACTCGTCTTGATCTCAATTACAATTCTTTGGCATCAGAAGTCCCAACTTTTATCTTCAGAAGCCCAAAACTAGTCTATGTTGATATTTCAGATAATCCGGATATAGGAGGTCCATTTCCATCTCAGTTCATCAAGACTTTGAAGAATATTCAGTTCCTTAATATGTCTGGTAATATGCTTGAAGGAAGACTTCCAGCAGAAATCGGAAACCTTACCCAACTTGAAGACCTGAAGCTGAGTAGGAATCAGCTAAATGGTTCAATACCATCGGAGATTGGTCTATTAGCCAACCTCAGAATTCTTGAATTGTATGAAAATCCATTAGAAGGGCCATTTCCATCTTCTATAGGAAGCCTTAAGATGCTTCAAACACTAAACCTTGCAAACGTGAACTTGAATTCCAGCATTCCAGATGAGCTTGGCTTATGCACCAATCTTACATTCCTGGGATTAGCATCAACGAATCTTCAAGGTACTTTGCCGCTTTCGATGGCTTCTCTAATCCAACTCACCGACTTTGGAATTTCAAGTAATCAATTATCTGGTGAGATTCATCCATATTTTCTGTCCAATTGGACTCAGCTAGTTTCCCTTCAACTTCAAGATAACTTTTTCATAGGAACTATTCCTAGTGAAATCGGTTTGTTAAAAAACCTCAATTTTCTATACATGTACAAGAACAAATTATCAGGTCCCATACCTTCAGAGATTGGAAACTTGTCAGATCTGATAGAGCTCGATTTATCCGAAAATTTTATTAATGGCTCAGTTCCAGCAAGCATAGGAAACTTAACTGTGCTTGAACGCATGACTTTGTATGGTAACCAGCTCAGTGGAGTGCTTCCTCAAGAAATAGGTAACTTGGGAAGTTTGAAATATTTTGACGTGAGCATAAACACACTGCAAGGAGAGTTGCCTTCATCGATCACTCAGCTGCAGAACTTGGAACTCATTTATCTCGCAAATAACAGCTTCACAGGTAGTATACCGGAAGAGTTTGGTCCATATTCTTTAACGAATGCAAGCTTCTCTTACAACAATTTCACTGGAAAACTTCCTTCCAACATTTGCATAGGAGGGAATCTCGTATACTTGGCAGCCAACAAAAATAATCTAGACGGACCAATTCCTGAAAGCTTCAGAAACTGCACAAATTTATCCAGAGTTCGGCTCGAAGACAACCTTCTTGAAGGAGACATCACAGATGCATTTGGTGTTTACCCAACTCTGGAGTTTATTGACTTGAGTAGAAATCGGTTGTCAGGTGAATTGTCACCGAACTGGGGAGCATGCGTGCAGCTTTCCTACTTCAGAATATCGGAGAACATGATATCAGGTGAAATCCCACCAGCTCTCGCAAGCTTAAAATCTCTGCAAGATATCAGCCTTTCTTCGAATACATTGTCAGGTCAGAttccagtggatatgttttcttcAGATTCAGTTGTATTTAATCTGAATTTGAGCAAGAATCAGTTCTCAGGTAAGATACCATTTGAGGTAGGAAAATTAGCACGTCTGCGTAATTTGGATTTATCTGTAAACAACCTCAGTGGGCCTATACCTGGAGAAATTGGAGACTGTCAAAGCCTAATATCATTGAAACTAAATGATAACAAGTTGAATGGATCAATTCCATACCAGGTTGGGAATTTGGGAGCTTTGCAGTCAGATCTTGATCTCAGTCAAAACGAACTCAGCGGAGAAATATCACCACAGCTTGGGAATTTAAAAAATTTGGAGAGCTTGAACCTTTCCAACAACAAGCTATCTGGTTCAATACCCTCTTCTCTACAGGGTATGCTAAGTCTTACGTCTATTGATCTTTCAAATAACAAACTCGAGGGTCAAGTTCCGGATGTGAATGCATTCGAAAAAGATCCTATCAAAGCGCTAGGAGGTAATCAAGGTCTGTGCAGCAACGAGTTGAAGGGTTTGAGCCCTTGTAGTGGTACACCATCATCCAATAACCGTGGCAAAAGCAATAAATGGAGAATGATAGTTGCAGTGGTTGTTCCAATTGCCGTATCATTAGTTCTTCTTCTGATTATGTTCGGAGTTTTCTGCTACTGCCGTAAACACAAAGATGACCCCGATGAGGAAAACTTAGATTCAGGTGGTGATAGCTCATTCTCAGTATGGAACTACAATGGAGACGTAGTGTTCAGGGATATTGTAAAGGCAACAGGGAATTTCGATGAGAAATACTGCATTGGAAAAGGTGGACAAGGAAGTGTTTACAAAGCAACACTTCATAATGGTATAATTTTTGCTGTAAAGCGCCTTCATGATACATCTTCATCATCCAGTGAATATGCATCTTCAGAGGCTACGCGCTACAAGAGTCTTGAGTCTGAAGTACATGCACTGACAGACATACGACATCGAAACATTGTGAAGTTGTATGGTTTCTCTGGGACGAAGGGTAACATGTTCTTGGTATATGAATATGTTGAAAGAGGTAGTTTGGCAAACGTGTTGTACAATGAGAAAGAGGCAAAGGTGTTGAACTGGTCAATGAGGTTAAAAATTATCAAAGGTGTGGCGCAGGCTTTGTCTTACTTGCACCATGACTGCACCCCGCCTATTGTGCACCGAGACATAACTGGAAATAACATTTTACTAGACCCGGAATATgaagctaaggtctcagactttGGGACAGCAAGGTTACTAAAACCAGACGAGTCTAACTGGACAGTACCCGTTGGCTCCTATGGATACATGGCTCCAG AGCTTGCATCTACAATGAAGGTGACAGAGAAAAGCGACGTATACAGTTTTGGGGTTGTTGCATTGGAAGTCTTATTCGGGCAACACCCTGGGGAATTCCTTTTGCAGCTACAATCTGAGGGACATGATCTGTTTCTAGTGGATGCATTAGACAAGCGCCTTACTCTCCCAACTGGACTAATTGCAGATGAATTGGTGTTAACAGTAACCTTTGCTTTGGCATGTACATCTATATCTCCAAATTCTAGACCGACCATGAATTTTGTAAGTCGTGAGCTGACAGCAAATGTAGCTCTTCCTATAGATGAGAACTTTCACCTGCTCACATTGCAGAAATTGATGAAGGTATTGTAA